The Pelodiscus sinensis isolate JC-2024 chromosome 30, ASM4963464v1, whole genome shotgun sequence genome has a window encoding:
- the LOC102454491 gene encoding olfactory receptor 6B1-like, which produces MADPKQENVTSIKQFILLGFGDLTELQPLLFLLFLVIYMATMAGNLLIVLLVVADRHLHTPMYFFLENLSCLESCYSSTILPRMLASLLTGNRTISVSGCIAQFYFFGFLLTVECYLLSAMSYDRYLAICKPLNYASIMNNVICRQLAAGSWITGILVSAIIIFFMSQLTFCGPSVIDHFFCDFTPMIKLSCSDTHLMELITFMLTFITTLPPFLLTLASYVCIISTILGIPSTNGRQKAFSTCSSHLMVVTLFYGAIMIVYMLPKTGTLRALNKVFSLLYTVLTPLVNPLIYSLRNKDVKEALRKAVQRCLPCPRM; this is translated from the coding sequence ATGGCAGACCCAAAACAGGAGAATGTCACTTCTATCAAACAGTTCATCCTCTTGGGATTTGGGGACCTCACTGAACTGCAGCCCCTTCTCTTCCTGCTATTTCTAGTGATCTACATGGCGACCATGGCTGGGAACCTTCTCATTGTATTACTAGTTGTAGCCGatcggcaccttcacacccccatgtacttcttcctggagAACTTGTCCTGCTTGGAGAGCTGCTACAGCTCCACCATCCTGCCCAGAATGCTAGCCAGTCTCCTGACAGGGAACAGGACCATCTCTGTCAGTGGCTGTATTGCCCAATTTTATTTCTTTGGTTTCCTACTGACTGTGGAGTGTTATCTCCTATCTGCGATGTCTTATGATCGTTACTTGGCCATATGTAAACCACTCAATTATGCATCCATCATGAATAATGTCATTTGCAGACAACTAGCTGCTGGATCTTGGATAACCGGCATCTTAGTTAGTGCCATCATCATATTTTTCATGTCACAATTAACATTCTGTGGGCCGAGTGTCATCGACCATTTCTTTTGCGATTTCACCCCCATGATAAAACTGTCCTGCAGCGACACCCACCTGATGGAACTCATCACATTCATGCTGACATTTATCACCACCTTGCCCCCGTTTCTGCTAACCCTGGCATCGTACGTGTGCATTATCTCCACCATCCTGGGAATCCCTTCCACCaatgggaggcaaaaggccttttccacctgctcctcccacctcatggtGGTGACACTTTTCTACGGGGCCATAATGATTGTGTACATGCTCCCCAAAACCGGCACCCTGCGAGCGCTGAACAAAGTATTCTCTCTCTTGTACACGGTCCTGACGCCCCTGGTCAACCcgctcatctacagcctgagaaacAAAGATGTGAAGGAGGCCCTGAGAAAAGCTGTCCAAAGATGCTTGCCTTGCCCAAGAATGTAG
- the LOC102455007 gene encoding olfactory receptor 6F1-like, whose protein sequence is MEKAEGRNQTPIMEFIILGFGIGSELQPLLFLVFLVIYIVIVAGNLLIIALVVSDHNLHTPMYFFLGCLSFLEICYTSVFLPRLLDGLLTGERTVSVQGCIMQLYFFGGLSTTETFLLTAMSYDRYLAICHPLRYAALMNGRVCGHMVAASWIGGFLVVTLANSFLWQLTFCGSREIDHFFCDFSPMIKLSCDDTRTVELVTTIVAAIGALVPCLLTLTSYVCIITSILRIPSSTGRQKAFSTCSSHLMVLTVFYVGVITVYVVPTASTSKALHKILSVFYIVLTPLMNPVIYSLRNKELRESLRKAVQKLVAYGNGHREFRDTF, encoded by the coding sequence ATGGAGAAAGCAGAAGGAAGGAACCAAACGCCAATCATGGAATTCATCATTTTAGGATTTGGGATTGGCTcagaactgcagcccctcctcttcctggtgTTTCTAGTGATATACATTGTGATTGTGGCTGGGAACCTCCTCATCATTGCGCTAGTTGTGTCTGATCAcaaccttcacacccccatgtacttctttctGGGGTGCTTGTCTTTCCTGGAGATCTGTTACACTTCCGTcttcctgcccaggctgctggacgGGCTCCTGACTGGGGAAAGGACCGTTTCCGTTCAGGGCTGCATCATGCAATTATATTTTTTTGGCGGCCTGTCAACTACAGAAACTTTTCTTCTCACGGCCATGTCGTATGATCGGTATCTAGCAATCTGCCACCCCCTCCGTTATGCTGCTCTGATGAATGGCCGGGTGTGTGGCCACATGGTGGCAGCGTCCTGGATAGGTGGCTTTCTGGTTGTTACCCTCGCAAATAGTTTCTTGTGGCAATTAACGTTCTGTGGTTCCAGAGAAATTGACCATTTCTTCTGTGACTTTTCACCCATGATCAAGCTGTCCTGTGATGACACTCGCACTGTGGAACTAGTGACAACTATTGTTGCTGCCATAGGGGCACTTGTGCCCTGTCTACTGACCCTAACGTCCTACGTGTGTATCATCACCTCCATCCTGAGGATCCCTTCCAgcaccgggaggcaaaaggccttttccacctgctcctcccacctcatggtGCTGACGGTTTTCTACGTGGGTGTGATCACTGTCTATGTGGTTCCCACAGCCAGCACGTCCAAAGCCCTGCACAAAATATTATCTGTCTTCTACATCGTATTGACTCCCTTGATGAACCccgtcatctacagcctgagaaacaaggagctCAGGGAGTCCTTGAGAAAAGCTGTTCAGAAACTGGTTGCTTATGGAAACGGACATAGAGAGTTCCGGGACACATTTTAG